One region of Glycine max cultivar Williams 82 chromosome 9, Glycine_max_v4.0, whole genome shotgun sequence genomic DNA includes:
- the LOC100787509 gene encoding putative GEM-like protein 8 isoform X2 — MKSFDTSPGRCFSSPQHDDNLLHKSISVDAYTYTNTEKEIATKGTGKSRSFTHRIHDHVKMGPNLSEILKGKLSLGARIIQEGGRGSIFKSVFGMQEKEQLLKASQCYLYTTAGPIAGILFVSTEKVAFYSERPITFSSATGELVRAPYKVLIPIGRIKEVNESQNVNKAEQKYIEIVTEDDSEFWFVGFLRYEKALKNLNKAISMANQF, encoded by the exons ATGAAGTCTTTTGATACCTCTCCGGGGAGATGCTTTTCTTCTCCACAGCATGATGACAATTTACTACACAAAAGCATTTCTGTTGATGCCTATACATACACCAACACAG AAAAGGAAATTGCCACCAAGGGCACAGGAAAAAGCAGAAGTTTTACACATAGGATTCATGACCATG TAAAAATGGGTCCTAATCTGTCTGAGATTCTGAAGGGTAAGTTGAGTTTGGGGGCAAGGATTATACAAGAAGGAGGAAGAGGGAGCATCTTCAAGAGTGTTTTTGGGATGCAAGAAAAAGAGCAATTGTTAAAGGCCTCTCAGTGTTATTTATATACCACAGCTGGTCCTATTGCTGGAATTCTCTTTGTCTCAACTGAAAAGGTTGCATTTTATAGTGAAAGGCCCATAACCTTCTCTTCTGCGACAGGAGAGTTAGTCAGGGCACCTTACAAG GTTTTGATACCAATAGGGAGAATAAAAGAGGTGAATGAAAGCCAGAATGTGAACAAGGCAGAACAGAAGTACATAGAGATAGTGACTGAGGATGATTCTGAATTTTGGTTTGTGGGATTTTTGCGGTATGAGAAAGCTCTCAAGAATCTCAATAAAGCCATTTCCATGGCCAATCAATTCTGA
- the LOC100787509 gene encoding putative GEM-like protein 8 isoform X1 — translation MKSFDTSPGRCFSSPQHDDNLLHKSISVDAYTYTNTAIAEKEIATKGTGKSRSFTHRIHDHVKMGPNLSEILKGKLSLGARIIQEGGRGSIFKSVFGMQEKEQLLKASQCYLYTTAGPIAGILFVSTEKVAFYSERPITFSSATGELVRAPYKVLIPIGRIKEVNESQNVNKAEQKYIEIVTEDDSEFWFVGFLRYEKALKNLNKAISMANQF, via the exons ATGAAGTCTTTTGATACCTCTCCGGGGAGATGCTTTTCTTCTCCACAGCATGATGACAATTTACTACACAAAAGCATTTCTGTTGATGCCTATACATACACCAACACAG CTATTGCAGAAAAGGAAATTGCCACCAAGGGCACAGGAAAAAGCAGAAGTTTTACACATAGGATTCATGACCATG TAAAAATGGGTCCTAATCTGTCTGAGATTCTGAAGGGTAAGTTGAGTTTGGGGGCAAGGATTATACAAGAAGGAGGAAGAGGGAGCATCTTCAAGAGTGTTTTTGGGATGCAAGAAAAAGAGCAATTGTTAAAGGCCTCTCAGTGTTATTTATATACCACAGCTGGTCCTATTGCTGGAATTCTCTTTGTCTCAACTGAAAAGGTTGCATTTTATAGTGAAAGGCCCATAACCTTCTCTTCTGCGACAGGAGAGTTAGTCAGGGCACCTTACAAG GTTTTGATACCAATAGGGAGAATAAAAGAGGTGAATGAAAGCCAGAATGTGAACAAGGCAGAACAGAAGTACATAGAGATAGTGACTGAGGATGATTCTGAATTTTGGTTTGTGGGATTTTTGCGGTATGAGAAAGCTCTCAAGAATCTCAATAAAGCCATTTCCATGGCCAATCAATTCTGA